The stretch of DNA TCGATCTTTAGACCACAGGATGTACCAGCACTGCCTCCGGAAGCTCGTCCAAAAATTGATTGGAAGTTATTCAAAAAAATCCTTTGGGGCATTGTTCCGTCAATTGCACTTATCTTCTTAGTTTTAGGAACGATTCTGATGGGTCTTGCAACACCTACGGAGGGTGGTGCAATGGGTTCAGTTGGTGCCTTAGTGCTGGCAGCTATGAACAAGCGCCTCCAAAAAACGCTCGTCTGGGAAGCCATGACATCCACCATGCGTATTAATGCCATGGTGATCTTTATTTTGATTGGCTCAACTGTATTTGGCCTAACCTTTAGAGGTGTGGATGGGGATCTATGGATTGAAGAGCTTCTCTCAGGACTTCCAGGTGGGCAAGTTGGCTTCTTGATTGCAGTGAACTTATTTGTTTTCTTCTTGGCCTTCTTTTTAGATTACTTTGAGATCGCATTTATCATCATTCCGTTACTGGCGCCAGTTGCTGAAAAGCTCGGCATTGATCTCATTTGGTTCGGTGTGCTTTTAGGGGCAAATATGCAAACCTCGTTCATGCATCCGCCATTTGGATTTGCATTGTTTTACTTGCGAGGGGTAGCCGATAAAACCGTCAAAAGCTCGGATATTTATTATGGAGCGCTCCCCTGGGTTGGCTTACAACTCATCTTGGTAGCCATCATCATCTTTATTCCAGAAACTGTGACTTACTTTGTTGATAAGCCAGCAGCCGTCTTTGATGCCAGCGGTCCTTCCGTTGATCCATTGGCTGGAGTAGAACAAAATGAGATTAAGGTTGACTCTAGTGCGGATATTGAACGCCAACTAAGAGAAAATAAATAACATCTATCTTGAGATGGTGATCTAAGGAGTTTTATTAATGCAACAAAAATGGGGTATTCGAGGGATGGCGGTAGCGCCTCACTCATTAGCATCTGAATCAGCTTTAGCAGTACTGCGTGAGGGCGGCAATGCCTTAGAAGCCATGGTGGCAGCAGCAGCTACCATTGCCGTCGTTTATCCCCATATGAACTCGATTGGCGGCGACTCTTTCTGGGTGGTTCATTCACCCGGCAAAGCGATGGGTGGCATTGATGCCTGTGGCGCCGCTGCCGGTTTAGCAAGCAAAAATTGGTATGCGGAACGAGGTGTTACCAAGGCCATTCCTTTTCGGGGTGCGATTGCAGCCAATACTGTAGCTGGCACTATCTCTGGATGGGGAGCAGCTCAGAAACTTTCACAACAAGGTCTGGGGGGCAAGCTACCACTCTCACGCCTGCTAGCGGATGCTATTCATTACGCTGAAGCTGGCGTACCAGTAACGCATAGCCAATCGAGCTTGACTGAAAAAAAACGGGCTGAGTTAATTGATATTCCTGGATTTGCGCAAACATTTCTTGTGGATGGCCAAGCACCGCTAACGGGCAGCATCTTTAAGCAAGAGCGTCTTGCTAAGACCTTGCGTCAGATCTCCAAAAAAGGGACTGAAGATTACTATCGCGGCGATTTGGCTGAGCTCCTTGCCAACGAGCTCACAGAGATTGGGAGCCCCCTCAGACTTGGAGATCTGCATCGTCACCAGGCAAAACTGATTGATCCACTTGAACTAAAACATAGTTCGGGCAATGTCTACAACATGACCCCGCCTACTCAGGGCGTTGTATCTTTAATGATCATTGGCATTCTGGATCAGCTCGATCTCAAACGCTTCAAAGTGGATAGCACTGAATATGTTCATCACTGTGTAGAGGCTACCAAGCAAGCCTTCAAGGTACGAGATCAGTTCGTCACTGACCCCGCTTACATGACAAAGCATGCGCAATCTTTCTTAGATCCTGCCCTCTTAAAGAAGTTAGCGAAGAATATTGATCCTGAAAAAGCCCTACCTTGGGGGCAAGGTAAAGGACCGGCCGACACAATTTGGATGGGCGTGGTTGATGGCAATGGAAATTGCGTTTCCTTTATTCAGAGTATTTATCACGAGTTTGGTGCAGGTATTGTTTTGCCGAAATCAGGCGTGAACTGGCAGAACCGAGGTTGCAGCTTCTCACTAGATCCAAAAACACTCAATCACCTTGAGCCCTATCGCAAACCATTCCATACATTGAATCCAGCAATGGCTTTATTTAAAGATGGTCGATCTATGGTCTATGGCACGATGGGTGGTGATGGTCAACCTCAAACCCAATGCGCAGTATTTACTCGTACAGCGACTTACGGCTTAGATCCGCAAGATGCTATTAGTCGCCCCCGCTGGTTGCTTGGTAGAACCTGGGGACAAACCAGCGACAGCTTAAAGCTAGAGTCGCGCTTTAGTCCTTGGGTTGCAAAAGAACTGCATGCCTTAGGTCACGAGGTGGAAATGCTCGATGCCTTTGATGAAACTGTAGGTCATGCGGGGTGCATTATTCGTGACCCCTCTGGTACTTTGCATGGCGGCTGGGATCCTCGCAGCGATGGTGCAGTTAGCGCGTTTTAGTAATGAATAATTTAGGTACGCGCAGATCCCAATAAATGGCTGCTGCGCGTAACCCAAAAATTGCGAGCATGCAGATTACCGATCCTTCAAGCGTGTACGCAGGGAAGAAATTCAGAATCAGGACGTAGATACAGCAGCCTAAGGTTACGGGAATGGCATACAGCTCGTGTGACATGAGTAGCGTTTTTCTGCCAGCCAAAATATCGCGCAATAAACCACCGCCAACGGCTGTCACTACTCCTAAAATTACTGGCGCTACCGGTAAACCAAATCCCAAATTCCACGCTTTATCGACTCCCTGAATTCCAAATAAAGCGGCTCCAAGACCATCGATGTAGAGCATCCAACGATAAATCTGCGGTTGTGTAAAAAAAGATTCAGCAATAAAGGTCACTATGCAAGCACCTAAAGCAACCCAAATGTAGATTTGAGCAATTGACCAAAATGCTGGTACTTCCAAAATGATGTCGCGTAAAGTACCGCCACCAATTGCCGTAATAACGCCTAAGACCATCACACCAAACAGATCAACACCACGATCAGCAATAGCAAGTACACCAGTGACCGCAAAAGCAATCGTTGCAATGACGCCAATCCAGAAATTAATTTGTTCCATAGCCCATAGTCTAATTCACTGTTGAGACAATCCATCAAGCCCTGAATATACTGAGGGCTTATTCTTTAGGAGCTCATCATGAATACTCAGCTTTATAGTTTTTGGCGCAGCTCAGCAGCCTTTCGGGTACGCATCGCCCTCAATTTAAAAAATCTTGATTACGAAGTGATTCCTGTTCATCTTGTAAAAAATGGTGGCGAACAAATTTCCCCTGAATACGCCAAAAAAAATCCGAATCGCTTGGTTCCTCTTTATAGTGATGGAACTCACAGCATCCACCAGTCTCTTGCCATCATTGAGTACCTAGAGGAGACTCATCCAAGCCCATCACTTTTGCCAAAGAATGCAATTGATAGAGCTTGGGTACGCTCATTGGCGATGGATATCGCGATTGATATTCACCCGATTAGTAATTTACGGGTATTGCGATATCTGATGCAAAAGTTAGGTATCAGTGTGGAATCAAAAGAGGCGTGGTATCAACACTGGATAGTATTAGGATTAGATAGCCTTGAGAAACAATTAAGCGCTAATGCAAGAGTAGGTCACTTTGCGTGCGGCGATCAGCCCGGCTTGATCGACATTTGTTTAATTCCTCAAATTTTCAATGCATTAAGCATCAAGATGGATATGAGGACCTATCCCACGCTGATGAAGATATTTAATGAATGCATGAAGCTACCAGCGTTTATGAATGCCTCTTGGGAAAAACAAATTGATGCGGAAGGACTGAACCCCTCTATCTAACTTGGGATTCCATCATTTTAACTAGAGCGTAAACAGATTCATTATATGGCGTTGCAATTCCATACTGCTTACCCAATTCAATAATATAACCATTTAAAAAATCAATTTCTGTCATTTTATTTTTTGCTAAATCTTGGGCAGTTGATGAAACTTGAGTAGCCATCGTAGTCGCTATGGCATCGTTGATTGCAAGCGCCTCCGAAATAGTGATATTCACTTCTTCAAGAGCAGCAATCGTCACGAACTCTTTAACAATTTCTTCAATCAGCTTGACAGTATCTGGAGATTTCACCATATCTCCATAAGTTATCTGACCAATTCCTGAAATAGCATTAAAAGAACAGTTCACCAAAAACTTTAGCCACATCTCTCTTTTAATCTGCGGGCTAATCGCACACGGAACATCTACGACTTCAAACAGTTTGCATATCTCTTTCAGATTTTGGTCATCTCCTAAGGTACTTTCTTTCATATCACCAATCAGTAGCTCACCTCTACCGTGATGTTTCATAGTTCTATGACCGACCATACCGGCTGCGACATAGACCACTGCTGCATAAACTGGGTTGGCCACTATTTTGGAGGCAATATCGATATTGGCTATCCCATTTTGCACACTGAGGATCACTGCCTTACTTGGCAAAATAGACTTAACATCTGCCATAGTCCGTTCTGTATCGAGTGACTTTACGCTTAGCAAAACTAAATCTGCGTCACTCAAAACGGAAAGATTGGAACTTGCTCTAACTTTCACTGTCTCATGAAATGTTTTGCAATCCAACTCTAAGCCATATGCATTCAAGGCCGCTGCACGCTCAGGTCTTGCAACAAAAGTAACATCATGATGGGCTCGAGCTAACATACCACCAAAGTAACACCCTACTGCACCCGCACCTAAGACATATATTTTTTGATTACTTTGTGTTTTATAAATCAAGGACCATTGTTCCGCTTTTGATATGAGAGATGCAGGGAGTTAAATACTCCTGATGCTCGACATCACTCAAAATACAATCTCCGTGCTCTACATCACCACTGATATATCTTGTCTTGCAAGTACCACATAAACCTGATTGGCAAGAAGTAGGGATCTCAATTCCGGATCTTGCCAAAGCATCGATGATTGACTCAGCTCTCGAGACACTTATTTTTTGGCCGGTACTTTGAACCTCGATTACAAGTTCTTCAGAGTCCGCACTGGAAATTGTATTCACTTTTTTGTCTCACTCCATATAAAGAATAGGCTGCAATCGCAGCCTATGTCTTCTGATCTCTAGATTAATGCTTAAATTGTGCTTTTGCAGTTTGCTCAAGCTCTTCCATTTTTTTCTTTACAAAGTCAGTGCGCTCTTTGCCTTTGTACAGCTCGCTCTCTGTGAGAATCGTAATCACGCCTTTAGCAACAAATCGCCTTTGCGCTACCTCATCTTCAGTAGTGGCACCAATTGGCAATTCAAATACATTACCAGAGCAATAACTATTGGGCGCACCATTCAACTCCTTTAACCATTCAGCAAAGGCTTCTGCACTTGCCGCTGGATTAGAGCCTCGAATGGCATCCCGTAACATCTTCCTAAATAAATAAGGGCCAGCATCAAATTTAGTGGGATTCTCTAGAGCATGAATTGCAATTGGTCTCTGACTAATAATGGCCTCATAGTCACCAGGTGCATATTGAGCCATCTTGTAATTGGAGCGCGCCCTGTGATCAGTGGGAATATCCACAATATCGTTAATTGTGTGCTTACTAAAACGCTCAGCCCTTCTCAAGGCAACTTGGCCATCCAAGAAATCGATTGATTCATATCCGACCAGGTCTTTTTGTCCGATTCCACGAGTATCAATACCAGGGCCCATCACACGCCAGCCAATCATCTTGCTATTGAAGTCATCGACTGGAACTGTCCAGCGAATAATGTGAAAGCGACTGAATAGCTTCTTATGAGAGCCATCCTCAGAAGTGTAGGCATGCAAGCTGAGGTTAGGTAGCACTTGATGTTGAACACGAATAAACAAT from Polynucleobacter duraquae encodes:
- a CDS encoding TRAP transporter large permease — protein: MISHDLMAPIMFGGLILFLLLGYPAAFSLGAVGLFFAFIGIEMGMFQPTFLQALPDRVFGILSNDLLLSIPFFTFMGAILEKCGLAEDMLEGLGQLFGPVRGGLAYAVILVGAILGAITGTVAASVIAMGLISLPVMLRYGYNPRVATGVIAASGTITQLIPPSLVLIVLADQLGKSVGDMYAGAIGPSIIQVSLFCLFIFFLSIFRPQDVPALPPEARPKIDWKLFKKILWGIVPSIALIFLVLGTILMGLATPTEGGAMGSVGALVLAAMNKRLQKTLVWEAMTSTMRINAMVIFILIGSTVFGLTFRGVDGDLWIEELLSGLPGGQVGFLIAVNLFVFFLAFFLDYFEIAFIIIPLLAPVAEKLGIDLIWFGVLLGANMQTSFMHPPFGFALFYLRGVADKTVKSSDIYYGALPWVGLQLILVAIIIFIPETVTYFVDKPAAVFDASGPSVDPLAGVEQNEIKVDSSADIERQLRENK
- the ggt gene encoding gamma-glutamyltransferase translates to MQQKWGIRGMAVAPHSLASESALAVLREGGNALEAMVAAAATIAVVYPHMNSIGGDSFWVVHSPGKAMGGIDACGAAAGLASKNWYAERGVTKAIPFRGAIAANTVAGTISGWGAAQKLSQQGLGGKLPLSRLLADAIHYAEAGVPVTHSQSSLTEKKRAELIDIPGFAQTFLVDGQAPLTGSIFKQERLAKTLRQISKKGTEDYYRGDLAELLANELTEIGSPLRLGDLHRHQAKLIDPLELKHSSGNVYNMTPPTQGVVSLMIIGILDQLDLKRFKVDSTEYVHHCVEATKQAFKVRDQFVTDPAYMTKHAQSFLDPALLKKLAKNIDPEKALPWGQGKGPADTIWMGVVDGNGNCVSFIQSIYHEFGAGIVLPKSGVNWQNRGCSFSLDPKTLNHLEPYRKPFHTLNPAMALFKDGRSMVYGTMGGDGQPQTQCAVFTRTATYGLDPQDAISRPRWLLGRTWGQTSDSLKLESRFSPWVAKELHALGHEVEMLDAFDETVGHAGCIIRDPSGTLHGGWDPRSDGAVSAF
- a CDS encoding trimeric intracellular cation channel family protein translates to MEQINFWIGVIATIAFAVTGVLAIADRGVDLFGVMVLGVITAIGGGTLRDIILEVPAFWSIAQIYIWVALGACIVTFIAESFFTQPQIYRWMLYIDGLGAALFGIQGVDKAWNLGFGLPVAPVILGVVTAVGGGLLRDILAGRKTLLMSHELYAIPVTLGCCIYVLILNFFPAYTLEGSVICMLAIFGLRAAAIYWDLRVPKLFITKTR
- the maiA gene encoding maleylacetoacetate isomerase, yielding MNTQLYSFWRSSAAFRVRIALNLKNLDYEVIPVHLVKNGGEQISPEYAKKNPNRLVPLYSDGTHSIHQSLAIIEYLEETHPSPSLLPKNAIDRAWVRSLAMDIAIDIHPISNLRVLRYLMQKLGISVESKEAWYQHWIVLGLDSLEKQLSANARVGHFACGDQPGLIDICLIPQIFNALSIKMDMRTYPTLMKIFNECMKLPAFMNASWEKQIDAEGLNPSI
- a CDS encoding ketopantoate reductase family protein; its protein translation is MIYKTQSNQKIYVLGAGAVGCYFGGMLARAHHDVTFVARPERAAALNAYGLELDCKTFHETVKVRASSNLSVLSDADLVLLSVKSLDTERTMADVKSILPSKAVILSVQNGIANIDIASKIVANPVYAAVVYVAAGMVGHRTMKHHGRGELLIGDMKESTLGDDQNLKEICKLFEVVDVPCAISPQIKREMWLKFLVNCSFNAISGIGQITYGDMVKSPDTVKLIEEIVKEFVTIAALEEVNITISEALAINDAIATTMATQVSSTAQDLAKNKMTEIDFLNGYIIELGKQYGIATPYNESVYALVKMMESQVR
- a CDS encoding 2Fe-2S iron-sulfur cluster-binding protein, whose product is MNTISSADSEELVIEVQSTGQKISVSRAESIIDALARSGIEIPTSCQSGLCGTCKTRYISGDVEHGDCILSDVEHQEYLTPCISHIKSGTMVLDL